In Primulina eburnea isolate SZY01 chromosome 5, ASM2296580v1, whole genome shotgun sequence, a single window of DNA contains:
- the LOC140832570 gene encoding uncharacterized protein, giving the protein MKTSRQKVLSCCFILFSFSVISHATPEHSSIAFSTLGRPRYAFDIYYLRVSDKSKEIRLTDGKSINFNGYFASVSALPFLKNYSLPSVNLVYVTERNGSTSIYLDAVHISPSLLVQPRSLLGVSTQFDRVQIPLVGDENFNGQISMKDRPTLVGQSLVYVSTHENPGKPRASWAAVYSTQLTTGSTLRMTPKGIADFSPAVSPSGTWTAVASYGEEGWHGDVQELGTDIYVFSTLDGSNRVKVIEHGGWPSWADDSTLYFHRKCDDGWWSVFRAVLTVENGRFHFESTVVERLTPPGLHAFTPAASVTNKNFIAVATRRPGSEYRHIELFDVVLSKFIELTKTISPNAHHFNPFISPDSALVGYHKCRGTTSGGQTNELHLESVNSPLPNISLFRIGGSFPSFSPDGKRIAYVNFPGVYVMNSDGSGARMVSSRSAFSTAWDWKRKGVVYTSVGPTFASETSKVDIISINVDDDDLSYKTLTTGGENNAFPSASPDGKWVVFRSGRSGHKNLYIMDALDGEKAALHRLTEGPWSDTMCNWSPDGDWIAFASDRENPGSGSFELFKIHPNGTGLQKLIQSGSGGRTNHPWFSPDGRHIAFTSDYAGVSAEPISNPHHFQPYGDLFVIKSDGSGIRRLTHNAYEDGTPTWGPKSSVVANVELSDSESLCSFEDCHWLNISTTKSLGSSNKQCAEI; this is encoded by the coding sequence CTCCGAGTATCGGACAAATCGAAGGAAATCCGTCTCACCGATGGGAAATCTATCAATTTTAACGGCTATTTTGCATCAGTCTCTGCGCTGCCTTTCTTGAAGAACTATTCCCTCCCGTCTGTGAACCTTGTGTACGTAACTGAACGGAACGGGTCGACGAGTATATATCTGGATGCGGTCCATATTTCTCCTTCGTTACTTGTGCAACCGCGATCCCTTCTTGGAGTTTCTACTCAGTTTGATCGAGTTCAGATACCATTGGTGGGCGATGAGAATTTCAACGGCCAGATTTCGATGAAAGACAGGCCGACATTAGTGGGTCAGAGTTTGGTTTACGTGTCGACCCACGAAAACCCAGGTAAGCCTCGTGCGAGTTGGGCCGCTGTTTACTCGACTCAGTTGACTACCGGGTCGACTCTGAGGATGACGCCGAAAGGGATAGCGGATTTCAGCCCCGCCGTCTCTCCGTCAGGCACCTGGACCGCGGTGGCGTCGTATGGGGAAGAGGGttggcatggagatgtccaagaACTGGGTACAGATATATATGTGTTCTCGACTCTTGATGGATCCAATCGGGTCAAGGTGATTGAGCATGGAGGATGGCCAAGCTGGGCCGATGATTCGACTTTGTATTTTCACCGAAAATGTGATGATGGATGGTGGAGTGTTTTCAGGGCTGTTTTGACGGTGGAAAATGGTCGATTCCACTTCGAATCCACGGTGGTTGAGAGACTCACCCCGCCGGGTTTGCACGCTTTCACTCCAGCTGCTTCTGTTACAAACAAGAACTTCATTGCTGTGGCCACAAGAAGACCCGGATCTGAATATCGCCACATAGAGCTATTTGATGTTGTTTTGAGTAAGTTCATCGAGTTAACCAAAACCATTTCACCGAATGCCCATCACTTCAACCCGTTTATCTCTCCCGACTCTGCACTGGTCGGGTACCATAAATGCAGAGGAACTACCAGTGGTGGCCAGACCAATGAGTTACATCTTGAGAGTGTTAATAGTCCATTACCAAATATTTCCTTGTTCCGTATAGGTGGATCATTTCCCTCGTTCTCACCGGATGGAAAGCGGATCGCTTACGTGAACTTCCCGGGTGTTTATGTCATGAATAGTGATGGATCGGGTGCCAGAATGGTTTCTAGTCGATCCGCCTTTTCGACAGCTTGGGATTGGAAGAGGAAAGGAGTGGTGTACACGAGTGTTGGGCCTACGTTTGCTAGTGAAACCTCGAAGGTTGATATCATATCTATCAAtgtggatgatgatgatttaaGTTACAAAACCTTAACCACCGGTGGTGAAAACAATGCCTTCCCTTCAGCCTCGCCGGATGGAAAATGGGTCGTGTTCAGATCCGGTAGGTCTGGTCACAAGAACTTGTACATAATGGACGCTTTGGATGGAGAAAAGGCGGCCCTCCATAGGTTAACTGAAGGTCCATGGAGTGATACTATGTGCAATTGGTCACCCGATGGAGACTGGATCGCCTTCGCATCTGATAGGGAGAATCCCGGTTCGGGTAGTTTCGAGTTGTTCAAGATTCATCCGAACGGAACGGGGCTGCAGAAGCTGATACAGAGTGGCTCAGGTGGGAGAACGAATCACCCGTGGTTTAGTCCGGATGGGAGACACATCGCGTTCAcctcagattatgcaggtgttTCCGCTGAACCAATATCTAACCCGCATCATTTCCAGCCGTATGGAGACCTTTTCGTGATCAAGTCAGATGGTTCAGGTATCCGGAGATTGACACACAACGCGTACGAGGATGGTACCCCGACTTGGGGGCCGAAATCATCAGTAGTAGCTAATGTTGAGTTGTCTGATTCTGAATCATTGTGTTCGTTTGAGGACTGCCACTGGCTAAACATAAGCACGACGAAAAGTTTAGGTTCATCAAACAAGCAGTGTGCTG